A single genomic interval of Lewinellaceae bacterium harbors:
- a CDS encoding dienelactone hydrolase family protein: protein MKEIKKEDINQEVFDLYDQYAHNLLGRREFVDKLSTYAVGGLTLPMLLDYIMPNYRDKVQVAADDPRLKTETIIYNSPKGAGEMSGQLSRPADHEHPLPGIVVVHENRGLNPHIADVGRRAAAAGFISLAPDALYPLGGYPGTDDEGRTLQQKRDRNEMLEDFIAAFNYLHDHPECDGNVGAVGFCFGGWIVNMMAVRIPELKAAVPFYGGQPAAEDVPAIQAPLLLQYAGLDERVNAGWPAYEAALKANDKEYQVYIYPDTNHGFHNDTTPRYDEAAAKLAWERTIAFFKEKLK from the coding sequence ATGAAAGAAATAAAGAAAGAAGACATCAATCAGGAGGTCTTTGACCTGTACGACCAGTATGCACATAATCTGCTGGGTCGCAGGGAATTTGTCGATAAACTCTCCACCTATGCGGTAGGAGGACTGACTTTGCCCATGCTCCTGGATTACATCATGCCCAACTACCGGGACAAAGTGCAGGTGGCGGCGGATGATCCACGACTGAAAACAGAAACCATCATCTACAACTCTCCGAAGGGAGCAGGAGAAATGAGTGGCCAGCTATCACGTCCGGCGGACCACGAACATCCATTGCCCGGTATTGTCGTCGTGCATGAAAACCGGGGATTGAATCCGCATATCGCCGATGTGGGCCGACGTGCTGCTGCAGCAGGATTTATTTCGCTGGCACCCGATGCCTTGTATCCGTTGGGTGGTTATCCGGGGACGGATGACGAGGGGAGGACCTTGCAACAAAAAAGGGACCGCAATGAGATGCTTGAGGACTTCATTGCCGCCTTCAATTATCTCCATGATCATCCGGAATGTGATGGCAATGTTGGAGCCGTTGGTTTTTGTTTTGGAGGTTGGATTGTCAATATGATGGCCGTTCGGATCCCGGAACTAAAAGCTGCAGTACCATTTTATGGCGGACAGCCAGCTGCAGAAGATGTCCCTGCCATCCAAGCTCCGTTGCTGTTGCAGTATGCTGGCCTGGATGAGCGCGTCAATGCCGGGTGGCCAGCCTATGAGGCAGCCCTTAAGGCGAATGACAAGGAATACCAGGTGTATATTTATCCGGATACCAATCACGGTTTTCACAACGACACCACCCCACGCTACGATGAAGCAGCTGCCAAACTTGCCTGGGAAAGGACCATCGCATTCTTTAAGGAGAAGCTGAAGTAG
- a CDS encoding glycosyl hydrolase, whose product MKKMLTAYLLVGIAALGGAQTMDSKDGKSSLETYFKTVKWRCIGPFRGGRSNGSCGVPGDPLTYYMGTTGGGLWKTEDAGQLWQNISDGYFKTASVGAVAVAPSNPNIVYVGMGEHAVRGVMTSYGDGVYKSIDAGKTWQHLGLEKTEHIARVRIHPTNPDIVYVAAQGQLHGSNKERGVFKSTDGGKTWTNVLFVNDQTGCVELSMDAHNPEVLYAAMWEHERLPWQVISGGSGDGLYKSTDGGAHWEKIQEGLPKALGKMAVAVSPANSDRVYAVVESDTGDDKNGGLFVSTNAGKSWSRVSDDHRLTQRAWYYIEVFPDPQDEYTVYVMSAPALRSIDGGKTWETLGGTHGDFHDLWINPDNPKNMVISNDGGAAISFNRGASWSTQDNMPTAQFYRINTDNLFPYNIYGGQQDNTSVKIASRNFGWDGINQRVWSYSAGGESAFLAFDPDDPKAVMGGSYLGSIEVIYPDAGAGTNIMAAPIQYLGRETKDMKYRFNWNAPIIWSQHEPNTFYHGAQMVLRTRDFGKTWDEASPDLTRNEKEKQGKGGAPYTNEAVGAENYGTLSYIMESPKEAGVIYTGSDDGMVYLTRDGCAHWQNVTPEGLKECLINAIEVSPHDPATAYIATTRYKLNDHTPGLYKTTNYGKSWTNISSGIPYGAYTRVVREDPVRKDLLYAGTETGIYISWNGGKDWKPLQLNLPVTPITDLKISHGDLIAATMGRSFWILDDITLFEQYQDRADQTMVFHPRDAYLTNGYSPLNQTSEDFTGLDNLEGINPANGVVVYYQLPADSLDVSLEFKDKNGKTIHAYSSNAKGFKPWDGGPRPDPSPSANKGLNRFVWNMRYPTMPGVKDVYIESSYAGHKVIPGSYEVVLNVKGKEYKSDFTILKNPKYPTDQATYVTYDSVMNYMEGQVTDMHNMINNLHSLQNQLSTALGDIPDGAAQGALKEEGKALIQKIKTWDEAMVQRKSKAYDDVDNFENKFTANYLFVLNHTESDIPVVTQPDRDRMHELDMQWMTLKSQGNELLEKDIPAFNQKLWQAGVGALRIEK is encoded by the coding sequence ATGAAAAAGATGTTGACAGCTTACCTGCTGGTGGGAATCGCTGCTTTAGGCGGTGCCCAGACGATGGATAGTAAAGATGGAAAATCCAGCCTCGAGACCTATTTTAAAACGGTAAAATGGCGCTGCATAGGACCCTTCAGGGGTGGGCGCTCCAACGGTTCCTGTGGAGTACCCGGCGATCCACTTACCTATTATATGGGCACCACCGGGGGAGGTCTCTGGAAGACGGAAGATGCCGGGCAGTTATGGCAAAACATCAGCGATGGTTATTTTAAGACAGCATCCGTCGGTGCAGTGGCGGTAGCACCAAGCAATCCTAATATCGTCTATGTCGGTATGGGTGAGCATGCGGTCCGCGGGGTGATGACCTCTTACGGTGACGGCGTCTATAAATCAATTGATGCCGGTAAGACCTGGCAGCACCTGGGACTGGAGAAAACCGAGCACATTGCCCGGGTGCGGATCCATCCTACCAATCCGGACATCGTTTATGTGGCTGCTCAGGGTCAGTTGCATGGTAGCAATAAAGAACGAGGCGTCTTCAAATCCACCGATGGTGGAAAAACCTGGACCAATGTCCTGTTTGTCAACGATCAAACCGGCTGTGTCGAGTTGTCCATGGATGCCCATAATCCGGAGGTGCTGTATGCGGCCATGTGGGAGCATGAACGGCTGCCCTGGCAGGTGATTTCCGGTGGATCAGGTGATGGACTATATAAATCAACCGATGGTGGAGCCCACTGGGAGAAAATCCAGGAAGGGTTACCCAAAGCATTGGGTAAAATGGCTGTTGCCGTGAGTCCGGCCAATTCCGACCGGGTGTATGCCGTAGTGGAAAGCGATACCGGAGACGATAAAAACGGAGGACTTTTTGTTTCGACGAATGCAGGTAAAAGCTGGTCCCGGGTCAGTGATGACCACCGGCTGACCCAGCGGGCCTGGTATTACATCGAGGTGTTTCCGGACCCACAGGATGAATACACCGTTTATGTGATGAGCGCTCCGGCGTTGCGGTCCATCGATGGAGGAAAGACCTGGGAAACGCTCGGAGGAACACACGGTGACTTCCACGACCTGTGGATCAACCCAGACAATCCCAAAAACATGGTCATCTCCAACGATGGAGGAGCTGCCATCTCCTTCAATCGCGGAGCCTCCTGGTCTACCCAGGATAATATGCCAACCGCCCAATTTTATCGCATCAACACCGACAATTTATTTCCGTACAATATTTACGGTGGACAGCAGGATAATACCAGCGTCAAAATAGCCAGCCGGAATTTTGGCTGGGATGGCATCAATCAGCGCGTCTGGAGTTATTCCGCCGGCGGCGAATCTGCCTTCCTGGCATTCGATCCGGATGACCCCAAAGCCGTAATGGGTGGTAGCTACCTCGGCAGCATTGAAGTGATCTATCCGGATGCCGGCGCCGGTACCAACATCATGGCTGCTCCCATCCAGTATCTGGGCAGGGAGACGAAGGATATGAAATACCGGTTTAACTGGAATGCACCGATTATCTGGTCTCAACATGAGCCAAATACATTTTACCACGGAGCCCAAATGGTGTTAAGGACCAGGGATTTTGGCAAAACCTGGGACGAAGCATCACCTGATCTGACCCGCAATGAAAAGGAAAAGCAAGGCAAGGGAGGGGCACCTTATACCAATGAAGCGGTAGGTGCTGAAAATTACGGGACGCTGAGCTACATCATGGAATCTCCGAAAGAAGCTGGTGTCATCTACACCGGTAGTGACGATGGCATGGTTTACCTGACCCGTGATGGCTGTGCGCATTGGCAAAATGTGACACCGGAGGGATTGAAGGAATGCCTGATCAATGCCATTGAGGTCTCGCCTCACGATCCTGCTACGGCTTACATTGCCACTACGCGCTATAAATTAAATGACCACACGCCGGGCCTTTATAAAACAACCAATTACGGTAAGTCCTGGACCAACATCAGCAGTGGTATTCCTTACGGTGCTTATACCCGGGTGGTGAGGGAAGACCCGGTACGGAAGGATCTATTGTATGCCGGTACCGAAACGGGGATTTACATTTCCTGGAATGGAGGTAAAGATTGGAAGCCACTCCAGTTAAATTTACCGGTCACTCCGATCACCGATCTGAAGATCAGTCACGGGGACCTGATCGCTGCCACGATGGGTCGTTCGTTTTGGATCCTGGATGACATTACCCTGTTTGAACAATATCAGGACCGTGCAGATCAGACCATGGTGTTTCACCCAAGGGATGCCTACTTAACCAATGGTTACAGTCCTTTAAATCAAACTTCAGAAGACTTTACCGGCCTGGACAACCTGGAAGGTATCAATCCGGCTAATGGGGTAGTAGTCTATTATCAGCTACCAGCGGATTCACTGGATGTTTCGCTGGAATTTAAAGACAAAAATGGTAAAACGATCCATGCGTATTCATCTAATGCTAAAGGGTTCAAACCATGGGATGGCGGGCCCAGGCCAGATCCTTCCCCTTCAGCCAATAAAGGATTGAACCGTTTTGTCTGGAACATGCGGTATCCAACAATGCCTGGTGTAAAGGACGTTTATATTGAGTCCAGTTATGCTGGTCACAAGGTTATTCCTGGGTCGTACGAAGTGGTTTTAAATGTTAAAGGGAAGGAATACAAGTCTGATTTTACCATACTGAAAAACCCAAAATACCCGACTGATCAGGCAACGTATGTGACTTACGACAGTGTGATGAATTATATGGAAGGCCAGGTCACGGACATGCATAACATGATCAACAACCTGCATAGCCTTCAGAATCAGCTCTCGACAGCTTTGGGCGACATACCGGACGGCGCAGCGCAAGGTGCGCTTAAAGAGGAAGGCAAAGCACTGATTCAAAAAATAAAAACCTGGGATGAAGCAATGGTGCAACGTAAATCCAAGGCGTACGACGATGTAGATAACTTTGAGAATAAATTCACGGCTAACTATCTTTTTGTACTAAATCATACAGAAAGCGATATTCCGGTGGTGACACAGCCGGATCGCGATCGTATGCACGAACTGGATATGCAATGGATGACACTGAAATCACAGGGAAATGAATTGCTTGAAAAAGATATTCCAGCGTTTAATCAGAAGTTGTGGCAGGCAGGAGTGGGGGCATTGCGCATTGAAAAATAG
- a CDS encoding sugar phosphate isomerase/epimerase — translation MKKGSGILFVFLTLLACNPSANQQESTEEATSASPLFTGPLGIQMYSYRNYYPTDMAGTLDRIKELGLTEVEGDGGQIAPAEFKKMCDERGISIPATGADFGELEKDPMAVVQKAKALGSKFVMCAWVPHNGDFTLADAQKAVEVFNASGKVLHDNGLTLCYHAHGYEFQPYENGTLLDYIIQNTDPQYVSFEMDIFWVQFGGGDPVALMQKYGDRWKLLHLKDMKKGTVKDLSGGTSEENNVVIGTGELDMPGIMKEAKRIGVVHYFIEDESSEVLEQVPLSITYLRSLTE, via the coding sequence ATGAAAAAAGGGTCAGGCATATTGTTTGTATTTCTGACTTTATTGGCCTGCAATCCTTCAGCCAACCAACAGGAATCAACGGAGGAGGCGACATCTGCTTCCCCACTGTTCACCGGACCGCTGGGAATTCAAATGTATTCCTATCGCAACTATTATCCAACCGACATGGCCGGAACCCTGGACCGTATCAAAGAACTGGGTTTGACCGAGGTAGAAGGGGATGGCGGCCAGATTGCACCGGCGGAATTCAAAAAGATGTGTGATGAGCGGGGTATCAGCATTCCTGCCACCGGAGCGGACTTTGGAGAACTGGAAAAAGACCCCATGGCTGTCGTTCAGAAAGCCAAAGCTCTTGGATCAAAGTTTGTCATGTGTGCCTGGGTGCCTCACAATGGTGATTTTACACTGGCTGATGCCCAAAAAGCAGTGGAGGTGTTTAATGCATCCGGTAAAGTTTTGCACGATAATGGGTTGACGCTTTGCTATCATGCGCATGGTTATGAATTTCAACCGTATGAAAATGGAACGCTACTGGATTACATCATTCAGAATACCGATCCTCAGTACGTCTCTTTTGAGATGGACATATTCTGGGTTCAGTTTGGTGGCGGTGATCCGGTAGCCTTGATGCAAAAATATGGTGACCGCTGGAAGTTGCTCCACCTCAAAGACATGAAAAAGGGCACCGTAAAAGATTTGTCCGGTGGTACTTCAGAAGAAAACAATGTTGTAATCGGTACCGGTGAATTGGACATGCCCGGAATCATGAAAGAAGCCAAACGTATTGGTGTGGTGCATTATTTCATTGAGGATGAAAGCAGCGAGGTCCTTGAACAGGTGCCTCTCAGCATCACTTATCTCAGAAGCCTGACCGAATGA
- a CDS encoding two-component sensor histidine kinase, protein MNSNLTSLLKQFQSLEEVDPAQKEEMLSLLKKLQKDVEILEFKLDRTEKVKQTTAVLLEETIEELQRKSKAVEDVNQALRNSLDELKNTQNQLVHSEKMAALGELTAGIAHEIQNPLNFVNNFSEINQELVSELIELINQQDWDEVKLVVKDIAENEEKIKHHGRRAENIVKSMLQHSRKSTGVAEVFDLNQLIDEYFRLAYHGMRAKDKSFQVRMTMKLDESLPSINAVKQDVGRVVLNLITNAFHAIAERVQLGEDHYVPFVEVRTKDMGEVIRVQVIDNGSGMTDEIKDKIFQPFYTTKPAGQGTGLGLSISHDIIKAHRGQIEVNSQVGQGTTFTFIIPKNKN, encoded by the coding sequence ATGAATTCAAATCTTACTTCATTATTAAAACAATTCCAAAGCCTTGAAGAGGTGGATCCCGCCCAAAAAGAGGAGATGCTGAGCCTGTTAAAAAAATTGCAAAAAGATGTTGAAATTCTGGAGTTCAAGCTGGATCGTACTGAAAAGGTAAAACAAACGACTGCAGTATTGCTTGAAGAAACAATCGAAGAACTCCAGCGAAAAAGTAAAGCCGTCGAAGATGTAAACCAGGCTCTCCGTAATTCTTTGGACGAGTTAAAAAATACGCAGAATCAGCTTGTCCATTCGGAAAAAATGGCAGCGCTTGGTGAGTTAACTGCAGGGATAGCGCATGAAATTCAGAATCCATTGAATTTTGTCAACAATTTTTCGGAAATCAATCAGGAGCTGGTATCAGAATTAATCGAGTTAATAAACCAACAGGATTGGGATGAGGTTAAATTGGTGGTAAAAGATATTGCCGAAAATGAAGAAAAGATTAAGCATCATGGCAGGCGTGCAGAGAATATTGTTAAATCCATGTTGCAACATTCCCGTAAAAGTACCGGGGTGGCGGAAGTATTTGACCTCAACCAGTTAATTGACGAATATTTCCGGCTGGCTTATCACGGCATGCGAGCTAAAGACAAGTCGTTTCAAGTCCGAATGACCATGAAACTTGACGAATCCCTTCCTTCTATCAATGCCGTTAAACAGGATGTTGGTCGTGTTGTTTTGAATCTGATCACCAATGCCTTCCATGCGATCGCAGAGCGGGTACAACTTGGAGAGGACCATTACGTTCCCTTTGTGGAAGTAAGAACCAAGGATATGGGAGAAGTGATCAGAGTGCAGGTGATCGATAATGGATCCGGAATGACGGATGAGATAAAAGATAAAATTTTTCAACCATTTTATACCACAAAACCGGCTGGGCAGGGTACAGGTCTTGGTCTTTCCATCAGCCATGATATTATTAAGGCACACAGAGGGCAGATCGAAGTGAATAGTCAGGTTGGTCAGGGTACCACATTTACATTTATAATTCCCAAAAACAAAAATTAG
- a CDS encoding response regulator — MKVLVVDDERDVQVLFEQRFRKEIRNGDFQFVFAFSGEEALTYMNEHGHEAVLILSDINMPGISGLELLRQIKQQYSAPPPVVMMITAYGDEENYNTAMQLGADDFLTKPLDFSILKEKLKEI; from the coding sequence ATGAAAGTCCTGGTAGTTGATGATGAACGTGATGTTCAGGTTTTATTCGAACAGCGATTTCGTAAGGAAATTCGCAATGGTGATTTCCAATTTGTATTTGCATTTTCTGGTGAAGAAGCGTTAACTTATATGAATGAACACGGACACGAAGCAGTCCTTATCCTGTCCGATATCAATATGCCAGGAATAAGTGGTCTTGAATTATTGAGGCAAATCAAACAACAATACAGTGCACCACCACCGGTGGTAATGATGATTACAGCCTATGGAGATGAGGAGAATTACAATACAGCAATGCAATTAGGAGCTGATGATTTTTTGACCAAGCCATTGGATTTTAGTATCCTAAAGGAAAAACTAAAGGAAATCTGA
- a CDS encoding response regulator produces MVKILVVDDEADLEVLIKQKFRKKIRENAYDFVFAMNGLQALAQLEVHEDIDLVLSDINMPEMDGLTLLSKLAEKHSLLKSVIVSAYGDMENIRTAMNLGAFDFVTKPVNFQDLEVTIEKTIRHVEQLKETMRAIKENNILKMYVDETVLNFMGTKEYEKSLLANETVEAAVVFIDICSFTSISEHESPDRVVKLLNSYFDIIVKEILAQGGLIDKFIGDAVMAVFKGEYHLDRAIDASLAVRDKIEKLPIEATEMNFKPHVSIGVNAGEMVSGNIGSASLRRLDYTVIGDAVNTAQRLQSAASQGQIIISEQSYEKIKESFHCERIGEAKLKNKGDLVVIYQVME; encoded by the coding sequence ATGGTTAAGATATTAGTGGTCGACGATGAAGCGGATCTGGAAGTTTTGATCAAACAGAAATTCCGCAAAAAAATACGGGAAAATGCCTATGATTTCGTGTTTGCCATGAATGGCCTGCAAGCCCTGGCTCAATTGGAAGTACACGAAGATATTGATCTTGTTCTAAGCGACATCAACATGCCTGAAATGGATGGCCTCACCTTGCTGTCCAAACTGGCTGAAAAACACAGCTTGTTAAAATCGGTTATTGTTTCAGCTTATGGTGATATGGAAAACATACGCACTGCGATGAATTTGGGTGCCTTCGATTTTGTTACGAAGCCCGTCAATTTCCAGGATCTGGAAGTGACCATTGAAAAGACGATCCGGCATGTCGAACAATTAAAAGAAACCATGCGCGCCATCAAGGAGAACAATATCCTTAAAATGTACGTGGACGAGACGGTACTCAATTTTATGGGTACCAAGGAGTATGAAAAATCACTGCTGGCCAATGAAACAGTGGAGGCGGCGGTGGTATTTATTGACATCTGTAGCTTTACATCGATCAGCGAACACGAGTCTCCCGACCGTGTTGTCAAATTACTAAATAGCTATTTTGACATAATCGTTAAAGAAATCCTTGCCCAAGGTGGGCTCATTGACAAATTTATTGGCGATGCGGTGATGGCCGTATTCAAGGGTGAGTATCACCTGGATCGAGCTATTGACGCCTCTCTTGCTGTTCGGGATAAAATCGAAAAATTACCCATTGAGGCGACAGAAATGAACTTTAAACCCCATGTATCCATTGGGGTCAATGCCGGGGAAATGGTATCGGGTAATATCGGATCTGCCAGCCTGCGGCGACTGGACTATACGGTCATCGGTGACGCTGTCAATACGGCACAGCGACTGCAGTCCGCAGCCAGCCAGGGTCAGATCATCATCAGCGAGCAGTCCTATGAAAAAATTAAGGAGTCCTTCCATTGCGAGCGAATTGGTGAAGCCAAGTTAAAGAACAAGGGAGATCTGGTGGTCATATACCAGGTGATGGAATAA
- a CDS encoding bifunctional acetate--CoA ligase family protein/GNAT family N-acetyltransferase, translating to MEGIFNPKAIAVIGASNTPGSVGHALIKNLIGSGYLGTVYPINFKHKSVYGVRSYASIKETRDQIDLAIIATPAASVPGLVEECGQAGVKGIVIISAGFLEVGDNGKKMVDNILAIARKYNIRIIGPNCLGFIKPSLHLNASFANKMALPGKIAFISQSGALCTAILDWSVEQNVGFSHFVSIGSMVDVGFHDLIDYFGRDPHTNSIVIYMESLTHARKFMSAARAFARTKPIIVLKAGKSSAGAKVALSHTGTLAGNDQSFAAAFKRAGIISVNTIQELFNAAQTLSMQPRPGGKKLAIVTNAGGPGVLATDHLIQLGGQLAELADHSIEQLNSVLPAAWSHRNPVDVLGDAGAEQYGRALEVCLQDKDVDGALVILTPQAMTKADEIADRIVEVAKKTKKTVLASWMGERDVAEGREILEAGHIPNFRIPEDAVNTFMNMYSYTRNIEELYETPKSIPDRFTPDTASNKKLVKEVLKSGRSALTEREAKTFLERYQIPITKSKVAKTEAEAVKTAESIGFPVVMKIVSPDILHKTNIGGVQLNIKNKQDVQRAYNEIMEGAKRAFPDADIEGVLVEQMVHKRYELIIGSKKDPLFGPVVVFGMGGVAVEVFKDINVGLPPLNMALAQRLIEDTKIYELLKGFRGMPAVDINAIQFVLYKFAYMLIDFPEIKEVDINPFAVDEHGGVVLDAKIVLDKDYKFDPKNPYAHLVISPYPKELVYEYKSRDGKVFNIRPIVPEDELMERELFKHMSKQSQYYRFFGYIPDVSHDLLTRFTQIDYDREIALVAVLGEEGKDQKIAGVVRLVSDANNDRAEFAIVVGDPWQGLGLGNELADRIMDIAKQRGIREVYANVLNANTIMLHMFRRRGFRIETVDQESSLASYAFQTEEIEETVA from the coding sequence ATGGAAGGAATTTTCAATCCTAAGGCCATTGCTGTCATTGGAGCATCCAATACGCCCGGCAGTGTCGGCCACGCCCTGATCAAAAATTTGATCGGGTCAGGATATTTGGGCACCGTCTACCCCATCAATTTCAAGCATAAGTCGGTCTATGGTGTACGTAGCTATGCCAGTATCAAGGAAACCAGGGATCAGATCGACCTGGCGATCATCGCCACACCTGCTGCTTCGGTACCCGGGTTGGTGGAAGAATGTGGCCAGGCAGGTGTGAAAGGAATCGTCATCATCTCTGCCGGATTTCTCGAAGTGGGTGACAACGGCAAGAAGATGGTAGACAATATTCTGGCTATCGCACGGAAATACAATATTCGCATCATCGGACCCAACTGCCTGGGCTTCATCAAGCCTTCCCTGCACCTGAATGCCAGCTTTGCCAATAAAATGGCACTGCCCGGTAAGATTGCATTCATCAGCCAGAGTGGTGCCTTATGCACGGCTATCCTGGACTGGTCAGTGGAGCAAAATGTGGGATTTAGCCACTTTGTATCGATCGGGTCGATGGTTGATGTGGGATTTCATGATCTGATCGACTATTTTGGCCGTGATCCGCATACGAACAGCATCGTCATATACATGGAGTCGCTGACGCACGCGCGTAAATTCATGAGTGCAGCCCGTGCTTTTGCGCGGACAAAGCCGATCATTGTCCTCAAAGCCGGAAAGAGCTCTGCCGGAGCAAAAGTTGCCTTGAGCCATACAGGTACATTAGCCGGCAACGATCAATCGTTTGCTGCTGCCTTCAAACGGGCCGGGATCATCTCAGTGAATACCATCCAGGAGTTGTTTAATGCAGCCCAGACCCTGTCCATGCAACCTCGTCCGGGTGGCAAAAAATTAGCCATTGTGACCAATGCCGGTGGTCCCGGAGTGCTTGCTACCGACCACCTGATTCAGCTTGGAGGACAGCTTGCAGAACTGGCTGATCATTCCATCGAACAGCTTAATTCAGTACTTCCGGCAGCCTGGAGTCATCGCAACCCGGTGGATGTACTGGGAGATGCCGGTGCTGAACAATACGGGAGGGCTCTGGAAGTATGCCTGCAGGATAAGGATGTCGACGGTGCATTGGTCATTCTTACCCCGCAAGCCATGACCAAGGCGGATGAGATCGCAGACCGGATCGTGGAAGTGGCGAAGAAGACGAAGAAGACTGTCCTGGCATCCTGGATGGGAGAGAGGGATGTAGCGGAAGGCCGCGAAATTCTGGAGGCCGGTCATATCCCTAACTTCCGGATACCGGAGGATGCGGTCAATACTTTCATGAACATGTACAGTTATACCCGTAACATCGAGGAATTGTACGAAACGCCGAAGTCTATACCCGACCGGTTTACACCGGATACCGCATCCAATAAGAAGCTGGTCAAGGAAGTCCTCAAATCAGGCCGGAGTGCCCTGACGGAGCGAGAAGCAAAGACATTCCTGGAGCGCTACCAGATACCCATCACAAAATCCAAAGTGGCCAAAACGGAAGCGGAAGCCGTGAAAACTGCCGAGTCGATCGGGTTTCCCGTTGTCATGAAAATTGTATCGCCGGATATTCTGCACAAAACGAATATCGGGGGAGTACAGCTGAATATCAAGAATAAGCAGGATGTACAGCGTGCTTACAATGAGATTATGGAAGGTGCCAAACGTGCCTTTCCAGACGCTGACATTGAAGGGGTACTGGTAGAGCAGATGGTTCATAAACGTTACGAACTGATCATCGGTTCTAAAAAAGACCCCTTGTTCGGACCGGTAGTCGTCTTCGGTATGGGTGGTGTTGCCGTGGAGGTGTTCAAAGACATCAATGTAGGTTTACCCCCGCTGAATATGGCATTGGCTCAACGGTTGATTGAAGACACGAAGATCTATGAGTTGCTCAAGGGATTTCGCGGTATGCCGGCGGTGGATATCAATGCCATCCAGTTTGTCCTGTACAAATTTGCCTACATGCTGATCGACTTCCCGGAAATCAAGGAAGTAGACATCAACCCGTTTGCCGTTGATGAGCATGGCGGTGTCGTACTGGATGCCAAGATCGTTCTGGATAAAGACTACAAATTTGATCCGAAGAATCCGTACGCACACCTGGTGATATCTCCGTATCCCAAGGAATTGGTGTACGAGTACAAATCGCGTGATGGGAAAGTGTTTAATATCCGTCCCATCGTACCAGAAGATGAGCTGATGGAACGGGAACTCTTTAAGCACATGTCCAAACAGAGCCAGTATTACCGGTTCTTCGGGTACATACCGGATGTGAGCCACGATCTGTTGACCCGGTTTACCCAAATTGACTATGACCGGGAAATTGCACTGGTAGCAGTCCTGGGTGAGGAAGGCAAGGATCAAAAGATTGCCGGTGTGGTGCGGTTGGTTTCCGATGCCAATAATGATCGCGCTGAATTTGCGATTGTCGTGGGTGATCCCTGGCAAGGTTTGGGTCTTGGCAACGAATTGGCAGACCGGATCATGGATATTGCCAAACAGCGCGGCATCCGGGAGGTTTACGCCAATGTATTGAATGCGAACACGATCATGCTGCATATGTTCCGGCGCAGAGGATTCCGTATTGAAACTGTTGACCAGGAATCTTCGCTGGCCTCCTATGCATTTCAGACTGAAGAAATCGAAGAAACAGTCGCTTAA
- a CDS encoding DUF502 domain-containing protein has protein sequence MKKLINYFFQGLVFIAPLAITGYIIYMVFDVTDQFSRDLISRFFDVHIPGAGVLTMILFLVLIGYLGQTIVARPLINLVQNFISRTPILRDIYSALKDFIAAFVGKERKFNIPVLVLVNPVTQLEKLGFLTEQDLSVLELKDKVAVYFPHSYNFSGELFIVPREQVRVLDLPAGEVMKFVVSGGVSGLSKHE, from the coding sequence ATGAAAAAACTGATCAATTATTTTTTCCAGGGCCTGGTCTTTATAGCACCGCTGGCGATTACGGGTTACATCATTTACATGGTATTTGATGTTACGGATCAATTTTCACGCGATTTGATCAGCCGGTTTTTTGATGTACATATTCCCGGGGCTGGTGTATTAACTATGATTTTATTTCTGGTGTTGATCGGCTATTTGGGCCAGACGATCGTAGCACGCCCGTTGATTAATCTGGTGCAGAATTTTATCTCCAGGACTCCTATTTTAAGGGATATTTATTCGGCGTTGAAGGATTTCATTGCCGCATTCGTAGGTAAGGAGCGGAAATTCAACATCCCTGTTCTGGTTTTGGTAAACCCGGTCACTCAACTGGAGAAGCTTGGTTTCCTTACGGAACAGGACCTGAGTGTGCTGGAATTGAAGGATAAAGTGGCCGTCTATTTTCCGCATTCCTATAATTTCTCAGGAGAATTATTCATTGTCCCGAGAGAGCAGGTCAGAGTGCTTGATTTGCCTGCCGGTGAAGTTATGAAGTTTGTGGTTTCAGGTGGAGTGTCCGGTTTATCGAAACACGAGTGA